The Nitrogeniibacter aestuarii genome has a window encoding:
- a CDS encoding flagellar basal body L-ring protein FlgH: protein MRALFAALLTTLLVGCAALDSVPPTAVHQPMSARPTQRAQMAPANGAIFQANATRPLFEDRRARLVGDTITINLVENTSAQKASNASAGRDSSISGGINTVNKLPFKNLAGLSLDAGTSNSFDGSGAAAANNLFNGTITVTVVEVYPNGNMLVSGEKQIAINQGDEFIRFSGVVNPTYVTTSNTVQSTQVADARMEYKGSGYIADSQVMGWLQRFFIALLPI from the coding sequence ATGCGTGCCCTGTTCGCTGCCCTTCTGACGACCCTGCTGGTCGGCTGCGCCGCGCTCGACAGCGTGCCGCCCACGGCGGTGCATCAGCCCATGTCGGCCCGACCGACGCAGCGCGCGCAGATGGCGCCGGCCAACGGTGCCATCTTTCAGGCGAACGCCACCCGGCCGCTGTTCGAAGACCGGCGAGCCCGCCTCGTGGGCGACACCATCACCATCAATCTGGTGGAAAACACCTCGGCCCAGAAGGCCTCCAACGCCAGCGCCGGGCGCGATTCGTCCATCAGCGGCGGCATTAACACCGTCAACAAGCTGCCGTTCAAGAACCTGGCCGGCCTGAGCCTGGATGCCGGCACCAGCAATTCCTTCGACGGCTCCGGTGCGGCGGCTGCCAACAACCTGTTCAACGGCACCATCACCGTGACGGTGGTGGAGGTCTATCCGAACGGCAACATGCTGGTCTCGGGCGAAAAGCAGATCGCCATCAATCAGGGCGACGAGTTCATCCGCTTCTCTGGCGTGGTCAACCCGACCTACGTGACCACCAGCAACACGGTGCAGTCGACCCAGGTGGCCGACGCACGCATGGAATACAAGGGCAGTGGCTACATTGCTGACAGTCAGGTCATGGGCTGGCTGCAGCGTTTCTTCATTGCCCTGTTGCCGATCTGA
- the flgG gene encoding flagellar basal-body rod protein FlgG, whose product MIRSLWTARTGLEAQQTQLDVISNNLANVSTNGFKRARAVFEDLLYQTLRQPGAQSTQQTQISSGLQIGTGVRPVATERIHTQGSLQQTGNALDVAIQGEGFFQIQMPDGTTAYTRDGAFQLDNQGQIVTASGYPLNPAIIIPEDTTAITIGKDGTVSVVQAGNQNAPTQVGTIQIASFVNVGGLQSAGENLYLETASSGTPTPNTPGTNGVGVLNQNYVEGSNVNVAEELVQMITTQRAYELNSRAIQTSDAMLGRLTQL is encoded by the coding sequence ATGATCCGCTCACTCTGGACCGCAAGAACGGGCCTTGAAGCCCAGCAAACCCAACTCGACGTGATCTCCAACAACCTGGCGAACGTGTCGACCAACGGTTTCAAGCGCGCTCGCGCCGTGTTCGAGGATCTGCTCTATCAGACCCTGCGCCAGCCCGGCGCCCAGTCCACCCAGCAGACGCAGATCTCCAGCGGCCTGCAGATCGGGACCGGTGTGCGCCCGGTGGCCACCGAGCGCATCCACACCCAGGGCAGCCTGCAGCAGACCGGCAATGCGCTGGACGTGGCGATTCAGGGCGAGGGCTTCTTCCAGATCCAGATGCCGGACGGCACCACGGCCTATACCCGTGACGGCGCCTTCCAGCTCGACAACCAGGGCCAGATCGTGACCGCCAGCGGGTATCCGCTCAACCCGGCCATCATCATTCCGGAAGACACGACCGCCATCACCATCGGCAAGGACGGCACCGTGAGTGTGGTCCAGGCAGGTAACCAGAATGCGCCGACGCAGGTCGGCACCATCCAGATCGCCAGCTTCGTGAACGTGGGCGGCCTGCAAAGCGCGGGTGAAAACCTCTATCTCGAAACCGCTTCCAGCGGCACCCCGACGCCGAACACCCCGGGGACCAACGGCGTGGGCGTGCTCAACCAGAACTATGTGGAAGGCTCGAACGTGAACGTGGCCGAGGAGCTGGTGCAGATGATCACCACCCAGCGCGCCTACGAACTGAACTCCCGCGCCATCCAGACCTCGGATGCCATGCTGGGGCGTCTGACCCAGCTGTAA
- the flgF gene encoding flagellar basal-body rod protein FlgF, whose amino-acid sequence MDKLIYIAMTGAKHTLGQQAAVSHNLANADSTGFREEMHRFRSVDVTNSPLPSRAFVVDASVATNFSEGPIKFTGRTYDVAIQGRGFFAVQGADGAEGYTRDGSFQLSPEGVLLTRSGRPVIGDGGPITIPPDNEIVIGKDGSISAIPATGDKNAVNVVGRLKLVNPDEATLERGEDGLFRVAGGAPAPLDENVQVAGGYLEGSNVNVVDQMTNMISVQRQFEMQMQVLRRAESNDQTATKILSAG is encoded by the coding sequence ATGGACAAGCTGATCTACATCGCGATGACCGGAGCCAAGCACACCCTCGGGCAGCAGGCGGCGGTCTCGCACAATCTGGCCAACGCCGACTCCACCGGATTCCGGGAGGAGATGCATCGTTTCCGCTCGGTCGATGTGACCAACTCGCCGTTGCCCAGCCGCGCCTTCGTGGTCGACGCCAGCGTGGCCACCAACTTCAGCGAAGGGCCGATCAAGTTCACCGGCCGCACCTACGACGTGGCCATTCAGGGCAGGGGGTTCTTTGCCGTGCAGGGCGCCGACGGGGCCGAAGGCTATACGCGTGATGGCAGCTTCCAGCTCTCGCCCGAAGGGGTGCTGCTGACCCGCAGCGGACGCCCGGTCATCGGCGACGGTGGGCCCATCACCATCCCGCCGGACAACGAGATCGTCATCGGCAAGGACGGCTCGATTTCCGCCATTCCCGCCACCGGTGACAAGAACGCCGTGAACGTGGTGGGGCGCCTCAAGCTGGTCAATCCGGATGAAGCCACGCTGGAGCGTGGTGAAGACGGCCTGTTCCGCGTTGCCGGCGGTGCCCCCGCACCCCTGGACGAGAACGTTCAGGTGGCCGGTGGTTATCTGGAGGGCAGCAACGTGAATGTGGTCGATCAGATGACCAACATGATTTCCGTGCAGCGCCAGTTCGAGATGCAGATGCAGGTGCTGCGCCGGGCCGAGTCCAACGACCAGACGGCCACCAAGATCCTGAGCGCCGGCTGA
- the flgE gene encoding flagellar hook protein FlgE: MAFQQGLSGLNAASRALDVISNNVANSSTVGFKGSSALFSDVFASAMNGATGSAGGQVGIGTSAASIAQAFSQGGITATNNPLDLAINGGGFFRMSGEGSIAYTRNGQFDVDKDGYIVNTGGYRLTGYPATITGTILPATPVEMQVDTSDLQPNPSSTIDLGLNLDSRNTTPTLAFDATDPTTYNASTSVTVFDSLGNDHILTMYFRKASGGVWDVYHELDGGGATAFGSQLTFDGAGALTAGANQTISVTIPATFGANSPQSIDIDFTGSTQYGSGFGVNRTAQDGYASGSLAGMSISSDGILQGRYSNGQSRNLGQVVLANFASPSGLISVGDNLWAESPDSGQPLVGAPGSGSLGLLASGAVEDSNVDLTAQLVNMITQQRSYQANAQSIRTQDEILQTLVNL, translated from the coding sequence ATGGCATTCCAACAAGGTTTGAGCGGTCTTAATGCCGCGTCCCGCGCCCTCGACGTGATCAGCAACAACGTGGCCAACTCTTCCACCGTCGGTTTCAAGGGCAGCTCCGCGCTGTTTTCCGATGTCTTCGCCTCGGCCATGAACGGTGCCACGGGCTCCGCCGGTGGTCAGGTCGGTATCGGTACCTCCGCTGCGTCGATTGCCCAGGCATTCAGCCAGGGCGGCATTACCGCCACCAACAATCCACTGGATCTGGCGATCAACGGCGGCGGCTTCTTCCGGATGAGCGGCGAGGGCTCCATCGCCTACACCCGCAATGGCCAGTTCGATGTGGACAAGGACGGCTACATCGTCAATACCGGCGGCTACCGTCTCACCGGTTACCCAGCGACGATCACCGGCACGATCCTGCCGGCCACGCCGGTGGAGATGCAGGTCGATACGTCCGACCTGCAGCCGAACCCGTCATCCACCATCGATCTGGGCCTGAACCTGGATTCGCGCAACACCACGCCGACCCTGGCTTTCGATGCCACCGACCCGACCACCTACAACGCATCGACGTCGGTGACGGTGTTCGACTCGCTGGGCAACGACCACATCCTGACCATGTACTTCCGCAAGGCCTCCGGCGGGGTGTGGGACGTCTATCACGAGCTCGATGGCGGTGGTGCCACCGCCTTCGGTTCGCAGCTGACCTTCGATGGTGCCGGCGCGCTGACGGCCGGGGCCAACCAGACCATCTCGGTGACCATCCCGGCCACTTTCGGCGCCAACTCGCCCCAGTCGATCGACATCGACTTCACCGGCAGTACCCAGTACGGCAGTGGCTTCGGGGTGAACCGCACGGCGCAGGACGGCTATGCCTCCGGCTCGCTGGCGGGCATGAGCATCAGCTCCGACGGCATCCTGCAGGGGCGCTACTCCAACGGCCAGAGCCGCAACCTGGGCCAGGTGGTGCTTGCCAACTTCGCCAGCCCCAGTGGCCTGATCTCCGTCGGTGACAACCTGTGGGCCGAATCGCCTGATTCCGGCCAGCCGCTGGTCGGTGCACCGGGCAGTGGCAGCCTGGGCCTGTTGGCCTCGGGCGCGGTGGAAGATTCCAACGTCGATCTGACGGCCCAGCTGGTGAACATGATCACCCAGCAGCGCTCCTATCAGGCCAACGCCCAGTCGATCCGGACTCAGGACGAGATCCTGCAGACCCTGGTCAACCTCTGA
- a CDS encoding flagellar hook assembly protein FlgD: MATVTATGNAQQILSNLARTEPAEANAMDDAQGRFLTLLTTQLKNQDPLNPMDNAQVTSQLAQISTVDGIERLNTMLASLVEGQQSTDALQAAQLVGRGVFVPGRGLVLTEEGALGGFKLDAGADKVNITVTDANGIEVFKTDLGAHDAGTHTFTWDGTATDGTPAAVGNYVVNVTATMGDNKVSSTALELGQVSSIIRGPKSVDVQVGSLGIFQLDEIQQIL, from the coding sequence ATGGCCACTGTCACCGCCACGGGAAACGCTCAGCAGATTCTGAGCAATCTTGCCCGCACCGAACCTGCCGAGGCGAACGCCATGGACGACGCTCAAGGCCGCTTCCTCACGCTGCTCACCACGCAGTTGAAGAACCAGGACCCGCTCAACCCCATGGACAACGCCCAGGTGACTTCCCAGCTTGCACAGATCAGCACGGTCGACGGCATCGAACGCCTCAACACCATGCTTGCCAGCCTGGTCGAGGGCCAGCAGTCGACTGACGCGCTGCAGGCCGCCCAACTGGTGGGGCGCGGCGTGTTCGTGCCGGGTCGCGGTCTGGTGCTGACCGAGGAGGGCGCGCTGGGCGGCTTCAAGCTCGACGCGGGTGCCGACAAGGTCAACATCACGGTGACCGACGCCAACGGCATCGAAGTCTTCAAGACGGACCTCGGCGCGCACGATGCGGGTACCCACACCTTCACCTGGGACGGCACCGCCACGGACGGCACCCCGGCAGCAGTCGGAAACTATGTGGTCAACGTGACCGCCACCATGGGCGATAACAAGGTCAGTTCAACCGCGCTGGAGCTGGGCCAGGTGTCCAGCATCATCCGCGGGCCGAAGAGCGTCGATGTGCAGGTCGGCAGCCTCGGCATTTTCCAACTCGATGAAATTCAGCAAATCCTCTGA
- the flgC gene encoding flagellar basal body rod protein FlgC — MSMLNVFKIAGSALNAQSVRMNTTASNMANVDSVVGPDGESYKAKQVVFAAKPIGGTADSIGVQVKEVVDSAAPMRMVYEPANPAANADGYVEMPNVNVVEEMTNMISASRSYQANAEVMNTARTLIQRTLSIGQ, encoded by the coding sequence ATGAGCATGCTTAACGTTTTCAAGATTGCCGGCTCCGCCCTCAATGCCCAGTCGGTGCGCATGAACACCACCGCCTCCAACATGGCCAACGTCGATAGCGTGGTTGGCCCGGACGGCGAGTCCTACAAGGCCAAGCAGGTGGTGTTTGCGGCCAAGCCGATCGGCGGCACGGCCGATTCCATCGGCGTGCAGGTCAAGGAGGTGGTCGACAGCGCGGCACCGATGCGCATGGTGTATGAGCCGGCCAACCCGGCGGCCAATGCCGACGGCTATGTGGAAATGCCCAATGTGAACGTGGTGGAGGAGATGACCAACATGATCTCCGCGTCCCGTTCCTATCAGGCGAACGCGGAGGTGATGAACACCGCCCGCACGCTGATCCAGCGCACGCTGAGCATCGGCCAGTAA
- the flgB gene encoding flagellar basal body rod protein FlgB, with protein MTNRLDQEMQFHQTALNLRAYRQQLLSSNIANADTPNYKAKDIDFTKALTGALNMRMGPIALATTNAGHQQGKVASPFDSLAQYRNVTQASVDGNTVDMDVERAAFAENALHYEASITFINGLLRSMQSAMQNQ; from the coding sequence ATGACCAACCGGCTCGATCAAGAAATGCAGTTTCATCAGACCGCACTGAATCTGCGTGCCTATCGCCAGCAGTTGCTCTCGTCGAATATCGCCAACGCCGATACGCCGAACTACAAGGCGAAAGACATCGACTTCACCAAGGCGCTGACCGGCGCGCTGAACATGCGCATGGGCCCGATCGCGCTGGCCACGACCAATGCGGGGCATCAGCAGGGCAAGGTGGCGTCGCCGTTCGACTCGCTGGCCCAGTATCGCAACGTGACACAGGCCAGCGTCGATGGCAACACCGTCGATATGGATGTGGAGCGCGCCGCCTTTGCCGAGAACGCGCTGCACTACGAAGCGAGCATCACCTTCATCAACGGCCTGCTGCGCTCCATGCAGTCGGCAATGCAGAACCAGTGA
- the flgA gene encoding flagellar basal body P-ring formation chaperone FlgA, whose translation MKRFVSCFLLLMTLSTGAVAQSPGTVRAVVYEFLRGQTAGQNGQVKIEVEQPTIPAHMPRCDRLEPWLPAGARPWGKVRVGVRCVGQGNWALYVPAQVSILGNYLAAARALRPGDVLTIADIELRSGEITTMGRQLLTEPEQAVGQQMRFAVASGQPLRATMMAAPIVIQSGRPVKVIVQGSGFSVANQGTALGNARAGQAIRVRLASGKVVSGVATDNGEVLIRP comes from the coding sequence ATGAAACGCTTTGTCTCCTGCTTTTTGCTGCTGATGACTCTGTCGACGGGCGCGGTCGCGCAATCGCCGGGCACCGTGCGCGCCGTGGTCTACGAGTTCCTGCGCGGCCAGACCGCCGGCCAGAACGGTCAGGTGAAGATCGAAGTGGAGCAACCGACCATCCCCGCCCATATGCCGCGCTGTGACCGGCTCGAACCCTGGCTGCCTGCCGGCGCACGGCCGTGGGGCAAGGTACGGGTGGGCGTGCGCTGTGTCGGCCAGGGCAACTGGGCCTTGTACGTGCCCGCCCAGGTGAGCATCCTGGGCAACTATCTGGCCGCCGCCCGGGCGCTGAGACCGGGCGATGTGCTCACGATTGCCGACATCGAACTGCGCAGTGGCGAAATCACCACCATGGGCCGGCAGTTACTCACCGAACCCGAGCAGGCCGTTGGTCAGCAGATGCGCTTTGCCGTCGCCAGCGGTCAGCCCTTGCGCGCCACGATGATGGCGGCGCCCATCGTCATTCAGTCCGGCCGTCCCGTGAAGGTCATCGTTCAAGGCAGCGGCTTTTCGGTCGCTAATCAGGGAACGGCCCTGGGCAACGCCCGCGCCGGTCAAGCGATTCGCGTCCGCCTTGCCTCAGGGAAGGTCGTCTCCGGTGTGGCGACCGATAACGGAGAGGTGCTGATCCGGCCGTGA
- the flgM gene encoding flagellar biosynthesis anti-sigma factor FlgM, with protein MKIDNSVKSVGNTPAGEQRARATGQAPGGQTQGDQVQLSSLSSGMQQAEKAIANTPVVDQARVDEIKQAMTEGRFQVDANKVADGLIDSVRQMLAAQPAQT; from the coding sequence GTGAAAATCGATAACTCTGTGAAATCGGTGGGGAACACCCCTGCCGGCGAGCAGCGCGCCCGAGCGACGGGTCAGGCCCCGGGGGGCCAGACCCAAGGCGATCAGGTGCAACTGTCGTCGCTTTCATCGGGTATGCAACAGGCTGAAAAGGCCATTGCAAATACGCCGGTGGTCGACCAGGCGCGCGTGGATGAAATCAAGCAGGCCATGACCGAAGGTCGCTTCCAGGTGGATGCGAACAAGGTCGCAGATGGTCTGATCGACAGCGTTCGCCAGATGCTGGCGGCGCAACCGGCCCAGACGTGA
- a CDS encoding flagella synthesis protein FlgN produces MTTQQPVKIRLLSLLSDEAAQLRSFVALLVNEEQLLVSGETDALMALAQQKTEQYRKLQRLNDDRLRLLTQIGLPADDESVRKLCGAEPNAAAPWDTVLELARDAQARNTRNGKLITELMQHNQAALSTLLSAADQPALYGADGQSRPIGGGRKLGSA; encoded by the coding sequence GTGACGACCCAACAACCTGTAAAAATCCGTCTCCTTTCCTTGCTCAGTGACGAAGCCGCGCAGTTGCGCAGCTTCGTCGCTTTGCTTGTGAACGAAGAACAACTGCTGGTCAGTGGCGAAACCGATGCGTTGATGGCGCTGGCCCAGCAGAAGACCGAGCAGTACCGGAAGTTGCAGCGGCTCAACGACGACCGGCTGCGCCTGCTCACCCAGATCGGACTGCCGGCCGACGACGAATCCGTTCGCAAGCTGTGTGGCGCCGAGCCGAACGCAGCCGCCCCCTGGGATACCGTGCTTGAACTGGCTCGCGATGCCCAGGCCCGCAACACGCGCAACGGCAAGCTGATCACCGAGCTGATGCAGCACAACCAGGCCGCACTCTCCACCCTGCTCTCCGCCGCCGATCAGCCCGCGCTGTACGGCGCCGATGGTCAGAGTCGCCCGATCGGCGGTGGCCGAAAACTCGGCAGTGCCTGA
- a CDS encoding HD domain-containing protein, with product MTPDESILEDFIATRLAADPAHDIEHVRRVVTNARRIAVAEGADLDVVLPAAWLHDCVCLPKNHPERYLASRQAARMATEYLQAFGLSQDRLEAIAHAIEAHSFSAGIQARTLEARVVQDADRLDALGAIGISRCLLTGGAIQRALYSGEDPFCTVREPDDNRFCIDHFYRKLFTVAGTLHTRSARQEASNRIAFMQAYLQQLGHEIGQQAP from the coding sequence ATGACGCCAGACGAATCCATTCTCGAAGACTTCATTGCCACCCGGCTGGCGGCCGATCCGGCCCACGACATCGAGCACGTGCGCCGAGTGGTGACCAATGCACGGCGCATCGCGGTGGCCGAAGGCGCAGACCTGGACGTGGTCCTGCCCGCCGCCTGGCTGCACGACTGCGTGTGCCTGCCCAAGAATCACCCGGAACGTTACCTGGCCTCACGTCAGGCCGCCCGCATGGCCACTGAATACCTGCAGGCTTTCGGGCTGTCCCAGGACCGCCTGGAGGCCATTGCCCACGCCATCGAAGCCCACAGCTTCAGCGCCGGCATCCAGGCCCGGACGCTGGAAGCCAGAGTCGTTCAGGACGCCGACCGTCTCGATGCCCTCGGCGCCATCGGCATCTCCCGTTGCCTGCTCACCGGCGGCGCCATCCAACGCGCCCTCTACTCGGGCGAAGACCCCTTCTGCACCGTCCGCGAACCGGACGACAACCGATTCTGCATCGACCACTTCTACCGCAAGCTATTCACCGTGGCCGGGACGCTGCACACGCGCAGCGCGCGACAGGAGGCATCGAACCGCATCGCTTTCATGCAGGCCTACCTCCAGCAACTCGGTCACGAAATTGGTCAGCAAGCGCCCTGA